DNA sequence from the Huiozyma naganishii CBS 8797 chromosome 10, complete genome genome:
CGTCTCAGGGACTGTCCATAAGGGACAAAGTTTCATCTAAATTGCAGAACGGGAAGAAAAACCGTAGTAAGAAACAGGataagaagaacaaaaaagCGTCTGAACAAAGTAAGGATGTTCAAGAGAGGGCTGTCAAGACACcggaggaggaggatgtcTTAAAGAGAGAAGCGCTTGCATTGGGAGCGTCAGAGAATGATTTGGAGCTTCTGGAGGATTTGCCAGAGGATGACGCCAGCGAACAAGAGTTTGATGTTCCTGAAGAGAAAGTCGATGAGAAGTTCTCCACTGATTTGCAAAAATTCATGCAAAACATTGGGTTTGATAAACATGCATTGGAAGACTTGAAAGATGAGGACGTTGCtgacgaagaggaaattccaaaacttgtagaacaacaagaaaacaacgaggaagaagaggtaGAGgaacaagcagaagaagaagaggaaccGTTGCAAGAGGATGGTGAACTTAGTTCTAGCTCGAAGGAAGAGAGCGATATCGAATCAGAACAGGAAACcgaaaagaaagcaaagaAAGATGATGGACTGATCACATCTACTaacttcttgtcctctgATAAACTTGTAATTCCAAACGATCTCGTATGGTACGAAGTTGAATTGGATTCGCAACTGAAGAGGAACGTCCAGGATAGCATTGACCCATTAACCCCAGAACAATGCACAAAACTGTATGAAAGAGGGAAATTGGCTCTCGAAGAGGACAACCAAACATACTACGACGAGTTCACAAAGGATTCCTCCCAGAAAAAATTCATGTCTCAGATTTTGACAGGTGGTACTCTCATGGATAAAATTTCTGCCCTGACTCTTTTGATTCAGGACTCACCAATCCACAACATAAAATCTCTGGACACTCTACTGTCGTTTTCGAACAAAAAATCTAGAAACTCGCAGCTGCAAAGTTTAAACGCTCTCAAGGATCTTTTCCTACATGGGTTGCTCCCAGATAGAAAATTGAGGTACTTCAAGAACCAACCGGGGCTCTCCATGATggtcaacaagaagacttTGGCTATTTTTTACTTCGAGGattacttgaagaaatttttttttaaagtcTTGGAGATCTTGGAAAAACTGTCCCATGATCCAATTATTCACGTCAGAATGCAAACTTTGACTCACATTTTCGATTTGCTGTCAAATAAGCCAGAACAAGAGTTtaatcttttgaaattagGTGTCAACAAGGTAGGTGACATCGACTCAAAGGTTTCATCCAAGGCCTCCTACCTGTTGCTGAAATTAGAGCAGGCACATCCGAATATGAAAAGTGTCATCATCGACACCATCGTGGACACCGCTTTAAGGGTCAATGCTGATTATCATACTACCTACTACTCTGTCATTACACTGAATCAAACAATTCTGAGAAAGTCTGACGACTCCGTTGCCAACAAATTAGTGAAGACGTACTTTACCCTCTTCGAAAAGTTCTTAGTATCAACAGATGAGGACAATAAACATGACGTCGACATAAAATCGGACGCGAAGAAATACGAggagaaaaggaagaagaacgtcaaAAAGGGTAAAAACGGTGGTAAGTCTgtcaaggaggagaaaacagaggaagaaaaggccaacgagaagaactcGAAACTGTTTAGTGCACTATTGACAGGTATCAACCGTGCATTCCCATTTGCCGAGATTCCTGCAAGTGTCTATGAGGTCCAGATGGAAACGTTATTCAAAATCACGCATTCCTCTAACTTCAATACATCAGTTCAGGCTCTTATCTTGATTAATCAGGTGACCACAAAGgcagaattgaacaacgacAGATATTACCGTACTTTGTACGAGTCTTTGCTCGATCCAAGACTGGTTAACTCGTCTAAACAAGGTGTCTACATGAACTTGCTCTACAAGTCGCTCAAACAAGATTCGAAGAACGTGGAACGTGTAGAGGCGTTTGTCAAGAGAATCTTGCAAGTATCTTGTCATTGGATAAACGTTGGTACCATTGCTGGGTTTCTCTTCCTGTTATTACAACTGCAAGAAAGTTTGCCACAAATTAAGAACTTGCTCACGAACACCCCTGTCGATCACGAATACTTGTCCGATGATGAGTCCCAGGAtgcaagaggaaagaaaCTCAAAAAGTATGACGGTCGTAAACGTGACCCTCGATTTGCAAACGCCGACAGTTCATCACTATGGGAGATACACCACTTCTTGCAACATTTCCACCCGACGGTACAGGCCTACGCCAGTGCTTTCATTGATGGTGAACTGGGTGATATAACTAAACCCGATCTGGGGTTGTTCACTTTATCGCATTTCTTGGACAGGTTTGTCTATAGGAACGCCAAACAGAAGCCAGTCACTAGGGGTTCTTCTATCATGCAACCTTTGCTTGGTGGGTCTCAAATCAACGCATCTGTTATGGTCAAAGCATCTGACGCTGTTTCGAACGAAGTTCCCGTCAACACCCAAAACTggttgaaaaagaaggtaAACGAGATCAAGCCAGAAGATAAGTTCTTTTATCAGTACttttcctccaaaaaaaGTGCTGTTAAAGATAAACAGAGGAACGCTTCTTCAGGAAATGACAGCGAGGGAGAAATGAACGAAGATGATATCTGGAATGCATTAGTGAAGTCAAGACCCGACGTGGAAGATGATAGTGGTGACGAAATGAATTTCGATGAAGACGATTTCAGTCTTTCCAGCGACAATGAGGAGGAAAGCGAGGGCGAGGCCTCAATCGGCGGAGCACAATCGGATTCTGACTCTGATAAGGGCGAtgaagacgaggagaaTGATATATTTTACAGTTTTGCTGATGAGGAAAGTAAAAACGCTGCTGGAAGTGCCGAGGAGGAATCTTCCGAAGACGAAGAGTCGCGTAAGCatattcttgaagaatCGGATGATGATGTAgacgaagaaaagagacaaaaagaagagcaagaaacaaaaacacaAGGCACTACCAGTGTTTGCATCGGCTGATGATTATGCCAAATATCTAGGTTCAGACTCGGAATGAATGTGTATGTAAAATATAGAGACACAGCCACACACACGCTTCATACCCTTGTATATTAAATATAACTTAAATTAGTGACAAAACAACCACTACATAATCAAATTGAGAATACCTCCCAATCTAGTCTGTTCCACTACTTCGAACTAAAACATGGGCATAGACTGTTTAGGCACTTTTTCCTGCAGTCGCGGGACAAAGCGCGTATGGGACGAAATACATTTTTgctaaaaaaaaaagaaggttgATATTTTATCGGTCAAAGTGCGATACTTGACCTAGGGGTAAAAAGTAAATTGAAAGAATTATATCGCTCTTATGAAATGACTTTCGCAACTACATAATCCAGATACGAGAAGGGACGCTGAGGGGAAAGGTCGGAAAGACAAGCTTTTCTACGCTATTCGGTAATTTTAGAAGAAATGTCTGTGTTTGATCATTTTAAGTTGAGCAGAATTCCCTCCTCAAAGCATGACGAATATCTACCTGTGTGCCTATTTCTTTGTGTAAAATAGCACCCATTCCAACTTTCAGGGGTATTTGCTATTTTATCGAATCCGATAATTGTTTCACCACATTCTTGTTTCACAGACGGAACACTCCAAGAATCTAACGCTACATTCTTTATACGACGATTATGTATTTCTCCTCCACAgccttctttttatttGGTGGAGTCTTCAAATGCTTGACAGTGAAAGAAAAACTTGTGATGGATTATGAGAAAATGGAAGCTTGTCCCTAGATGTCTTCAAAGTTACGAAAATCCTCTTGAGAATGTCTTACGTACAGACTTGGAAggaacgaaaaaaaaaaaagaacgCTTCAGACTTCCTGAGAAATATTTGTCTGGCTGAAAAGCTTCTTTAACGCTGGCTCGTTGAAAGTCCAACACCCATTCGGCTGTTGGGTAAATAGGGACACAATGTTCTCAACACATTGTTTCCATATCCATAGAAACACAAAGTGTCCAAAACAGCTGTGCGTTTATGTTCGAGGTTTCGACAAACAATAGAACGAaacttcattttttttagCGTATCTTTATTTAGAATTTGTCGTGCTTATTTCATCATACATGCGTCTCGGAggatgaaaaaaaaacggaAAAGTGACAAGAGCTGGTAAACCAAAATAGAAACATACGTGTTAGTCTACAATTGGAGTCCGCTACTCgaaatttttttgggtGAGACCCGTTCTagatctttttttgttctcCTGAAAAGATAGACGGCGCTACACAAACCCAGCCTTCTGAAACGACAGAACGACGTTTATCTTGGATGACATACTTTCTATTGTGTAACATTCCCAATTTTTCCTGATACACGCGAttatatgtgtatataaGAAGAATTTCACTACAATCCAGAATCTCTGAGAAACAGGTGTTGGAgagaaaaataaagaaataCTTGACGCATACTTGTACTTGACTGTACCTTGAACATTCCTACCCCCTTAGCCTTTCCTATTTGTCCCTTTCCAAGCTCTCTTTCTTCGGTTCCTGTTTATTTATAACTGTGGAAGAGAGAAACCTGACTGTTTAGTGGAGAAAGCAAAGCTCACTTGGTTATTGtcctattttttttgccctCCTATTAGTTCACAAGTGGATGTATTTATCTCAGCTTTTTCTTTGCCCTGTAAAACTAACACATCCTATATTGCCATTAAAACTCGGATTAATGAATAGTTCCGAGATGACGGATATAACGAGCCAGTTTATGAAGAATTACACAGGCCACAAAATGAATTCATCAACACAAATTGAAAGGTACAGTAGTATGATGAAATGGCACCCCTTTGACACGAGAATATTTGATGTGCACAGGAATGGCAACCCTAATTATACATCTCCAACCATTGATATTTTTGCTAAGCAATTTGATTTGAAAGCGGACCCGACCAAGAAGCTTGACACCACCACACCTTCTGACCGTGATGAAACCTCAGAATTTACCAAGCCGAATAAAAATACTTTTGCGGCGAACACTAGACTAGACTCCACAAGCTCTCAAGGGTTTAGCGAAATCGAAAATCCT
Encoded proteins:
- the MAK21 gene encoding RNA-binding ribosome biosynthesis protein MAK21 (similar to Saccharomyces cerevisiae MAK21 (YDR060W); ancestral locus Anc_3.309), with protein sequence MGEKVAKDPSQGLSIRDKVSSKLQNGKKNRSKKQDKKNKKASEQSKDVQERAVKTPEEEDVLKREALALGASENDLELLEDLPEDDASEQEFDVPEEKVDEKFSTDLQKFMQNIGFDKHALEDLKDEDVADEEEIPKLVEQQENNEEEEVEEQAEEEEEPLQEDGELSSSSKEESDIESEQETEKKAKKDDGLITSTNFLSSDKLVIPNDLVWYEVELDSQLKRNVQDSIDPLTPEQCTKLYERGKLALEEDNQTYYDEFTKDSSQKKFMSQILTGGTLMDKISALTLLIQDSPIHNIKSLDTLLSFSNKKSRNSQLQSLNALKDLFLHGLLPDRKLRYFKNQPGLSMMVNKKTLAIFYFEDYLKKFFFKVLEILEKLSHDPIIHVRMQTLTHIFDLLSNKPEQEFNLLKLGVNKVGDIDSKVSSKASYLLLKLEQAHPNMKSVIIDTIVDTALRVNADYHTTYYSVITLNQTILRKSDDSVANKLVKTYFTLFEKFLVSTDEDNKHDVDIKSDAKKYEEKRKKNVKKGKNGGKSVKEEKTEEEKANEKNSKLFSALLTGINRAFPFAEIPASVYEVQMETLFKITHSSNFNTSVQALILINQVTTKAELNNDRYYRTLYESLLDPRLVNSSKQGVYMNLLYKSLKQDSKNVERVEAFVKRILQVSCHWINVGTIAGFLFLLLQLQESLPQIKNLLTNTPVDHEYLSDDESQDARGKKLKKYDGRKRDPRFANADSSSLWEIHHFLQHFHPTVQAYASAFIDGELGDITKPDLGLFTLSHFLDRFVYRNAKQKPVTRGSSIMQPLLGGSQINASVMVKASDAVSNEVPVNTQNWLKKKVNEIKPEDKFFYQYFSSKKSAVKDKQRNASSGNDSEGEMNEDDIWNALVKSRPDVEDDSGDEMNFDEDDFSLSSDNEEESEGEASIGGAQSDSDSDKGDEDEENDIFYSFADEESKNAAGSAEEESSEDEESRKHILEESDDDVDEEKRQKEEQETKTQGTTSVCIG